In Chlamydia gallinacea 08-1274/3, the sequence TATCGCTGAAACTATTGTGACTTCTATACATGGAGAAGAAGGATTAAAAGCTGCTCAATCCATCACGCAGAGTATACGTCCTGGTAAAGAAGCAAGTATGTCGAAGCAGGATTTTCAAAATCTTATTTCCTTAGGGCATGGAGTTTCTTTAAGAAAGTCCCAAGTGCTAGGGAAGAGATGGATGGATATTTGTGTAGAGATTGGATTGTGTTCTTCCAAGGGAGAGGTTAGAAGATTAATCGCGCAAAAAGGCTTATATATTAATAATATTCCTATGTCTGAACATGATGTTTGTGAAGATACACAAGTATGTTATGATCATTATGTTTTACTAGCACAGGGTAAAAAAAAGAAGCTTGTTGTGTATCTAGAATGAGTGAGGAGAGCAGGTGGTAGAGAAATCAGATATCGGACTTATTGGCTTGGCTGTAATGGGGAAAAATCTTGTTTTAAATATGATAGATCATAGTTTTTCTGTTTCTGTTTATAATCGCAGTACAGAGAAAACAAGAGAATTTCTTCACCAGAATCCAAGCAATGGCTTGTTACAAGGATATGAGGATTTAAAGAGCTTTATATGTTCTTTAAAACGTCCTAGAAAGATCATGCTTATGATTAAAGCTGGGGCTCCCGTAGATCAAAGTATAGAATCCCTATTGCCCTACCTTGATGCTGGCGACATTATTATTGATGGGGGAAATAGCTATTATAAAGATTCTGAAAGACGTTACCAACAGCTTAAGGATAAAGGAATTCTCTTCGTGGGCATGGGAATCTCTGGCGGAGAAGAAGGAGCTCGTCATGGCCCTTCTATTATGCCAGGAGGGAATTCTCAGGCCTGGCCTTTGATAGCTCCTATTTTTCAGAAGATTGCAGCACAAGTAGAGGGAAACTCTTGTTGTTCTTGGATAGGCACAGGGGGGGCCGGGCATTATGTCAAGATGGTGCATAATGGTATAGAATACGGTGACATACAGTTAATTTGTGAGGCATATGGACTATTAAGAACTCGTTTGGATCTTTCTCCAGAAGCAGTGTCTACTATATTTGCTGAATGGAATCATCGTGAATTAGAGAGTTATCTGATGAAAATTGCTGTAGACGTCCTAGCCTCGAAGGATTCAGCAGGGTTCCCTATTATTGATACAATTTTAGATGTTGCGGGGCAAAAAGGTACAGGAAAATGGACAGCGGCGGATGCAATTTTTTCTGATGTTCCTTTATCTCTAATTATTGAATCTGTTCTAGCACGTTACCTATCCTCATGGAAATCTATTCGAGAGAAGGCTTCTCAAGAACTTCCAGGGGTTCCTATAGTGTTTGAAAAGCCTAGAGATCCTCACACGTTCATTGAAGATGTATTCCAGGCTTTATATGCTTCTAAAATTATTAGCTACGCCCAAGGGTTTATGTTGTTACAGCAGGCTTCGGATGAGTATCAATGGAAGTTAGATTTAGGAGAGCTTGCTTTATTATGGCGAGGGGGATGCATAATACAAAGTGCATTCTTAGGAGATATTTATCATGGTTTTAAAAAGGAACCGCAAGCACCTTCATTAATCTTGCAGAGGTATTTTAAATCTGTGCTGCAAAATTCTGAATCTGGTTGGCGTAGAACAGTAGCCTATGCTGTAGGGTCGGGATATCCTATTCCTTGTTTAGCTGCTGCTATTACTTTTTATGATGGGTATCGCATGAAAGATTCTTCTATAGCTTTAGCTCAGGGATTACGTGATTACTTTGGAGCCCATACTTATGAACGCAAAGATCGTCCTCGAGGGGAATTTTACCATACAGATTGGATAGGGACAAAGACGACTAAACAAGTAAGTTAAACTTATCAATGTTTTTTCTTGTACACGGAGAAAGAGGCTTTCTGAAATGAGAGTCTCTAACGAAAAATGTGGCTATTTAATCGATTTTTAATACTTCAATAAATGCCGTATTGGGAATAGATACTTTTCCAAATTCTTTCATGCGTTTTTTTCCCTTTTTTTGTTTTTCCCATAGTTTACGTTTTCTTGTAATATCTCCACCATAGCATTTAGCGGTGACGTTTTTAGACAGAGCTCGTATGGTTTCTCGTGCAATTACTTTTTTATTAATAGCTGCTTGAATGGGAATTTTAAATAGTTGTTGAGGAATCACATCTACAAGCTTTTCACAAATAGTTCTTCCTTTAGCTTCAGCCTTATCTCTATGTACGAGACAAGAAAATGCATCTACGGGTTCTTCATTAATTAGAATTTCTAATTTAATTATAGCACCTTTACGATAATCTCCCAGGCGATAATCGAAAGATCCATAGCCTTTAGTTGCTGATTTTAATTTATCGTTAAAATCAGAGACAATCTCATTTAGAGGAAGATCATAAGAAAGGACTAGACGACGTTGATCTAACATCTCTGTTTTTAGACATATCCCTCGCTTATCTAAACATAGGTTCATAATGCTACTAAGATATTCTTGAGGGGAGATGATATTTACATGTACCCAGGGTTCTTCAAGATGTTCAATAGTCGCAGGATCAGGATATGCTGTTGGATTATCTATGAATAGAGTTTTTCCATTTTTTAATATGACTTTATAAATCACACTGGGTGCTGTAGCAATGATATCTAGATCAAATTCTCTTGTAATTCTTTCGAAGACAATTTCTAGATGTAAAAGGCCAAGAAAGCCACAGCGGAAACCAAAGCCTAAAGAGTGACTACTTTCTTGTTCTATTGTTAAAGCAGAATCGTTAAGTTGTAGGCGACTTAGAGCGTCTTTTAAAGTATCAAAATCTGAAGAATCAATTGGATAGATTCCAGCAAATACTACGGGATTAATTTCTTTGAAGCCTGCAAGAGGTGCTTTGGCAGGATGCTTTACAGTAGTTACGGTATCACCAATTTTAACATCCTTAACTTTTTTTAGGTTGGCAATAAAGTACCCCACTTGACCAGCTTTTAAAGAACCCTCTATTAATGTTGCTTCGGGAAGAAAAGCTCCTACTCCTAGCACCTCAAAAGAGGAGCCTTTAGTAGACATAAAAGTAATTCGGTCACCCTTTTTAATTTCCCCGCTCATCACACGTACGTAAACCATGATTCCTACATAGGGATCATAGTGGGAGTCAAAAATCAAAGCTTTTAATTCAGATTCTTTGGGAACCTGGGGAGGTGGGACAAGTTCGATAATGGCTTTAAGGATTTCCGGTATTCCTTGGCCTGTTTTTGCTGAGCAACAAATGGCGTTGGTCGTGTCTAAGCCTATATAGTCCTCAATTTGTTTGCATGTGCTTTCGGGATCAGCCGCTGGGAGATCGATTTTATTTAAAATAGGAATAATTTCTAAATCACGTTCTAAAGCTAAGTAAACATTAGCTAGACTTTGTGCCTGGACTCCTTGAGCAGCATCCACAATAAGTAAAGCTCCTTCGCAAGCAGCTAATGAACGTGATACTTCATAAGAGAAATCGACATGACCTGGGGTATCAATAAGGTTGAGCTCATAAATTTCCCCATTATGCATATACGTCATTGTAACAGGGTGAGCTTTAATAGTAATGCCGCGCTCTCTTTCTAGATCCATGGAGTCTAGAAGTTGCGCTCGCATTTCTCTTTGTTCTACAGTACTTGTTAGTTCAAGCAATCTATCTGCGATTGTTGACTTCCCGTGGTCAATGTGAGCAATAATAGAAAAATTGCGGATGTTTTCTAATTTATAATTTTTCAAAATACAACTTTCACTTAGAGAAACTACTCTGAGAGATATGTTAGACAGAGAATAGTTAGTTGTCAATCTACTAGCAGTAGTAGAATAAGAAGTATTTTCTTTTAGATTACATACATTAAAAATCCCTAATTGTAAAAATACAACTAGGGATTTTGTTAAAAGAAAATCTTTCTATTTAAAAAAGCTTTATGAAGACGCGTTTTCAACAGCAGGAGTTCCTTGAATTGAAGGTTCTGAAGGTTCTTCTACCGTATTAACAGTAGCAGCAGCTTCTCCTTCTATGGAAGCTTCTTGTTCTTTTAAGGCTGATTGAATTAGGAAGAGCTTATTAAGCTTTGTAGCAGAAATTAACCATATGGAAATAATGACAAACAAAGCTATAGCTAAGTAAGGAGTCATAGCTCCAATGCTTCCGCAAATTACTAACAACCCTTGTTGAATTAAAGATCCTCCAGATTTTCCAAAACGAGCAGCAACTACATCAATAGCCGCTTTACCCTTAACTTTTTGTTCTTGATCTAAGGGAATATAAGCCATTTCTTTAGTTGCATCAAATAATGCATATTTAGTGGATTTAGATAAGATGTTTTGGACAGCTCCAACAATAACAGCAAGCATTAATGGTGTTGTTCCTAGTGCTGTAACAATACCGGAAGACTGATCTCTAAAGATAACCAAAGTAAAGAAGAGAACGCCCGTAGCTAATACCATAACAGGAGTAACAAGAGCACCTGTTAACCAACCAAATTTACGAATAACGTTACCACCAATAAATAACATAACAAATACAGAGACGACTCCGGTCCAGAAAGAGAAATTCCCCATAAATTGGCTGTATTCATTAGCATTGGGATATTGCATTTTTAATTGGCTTTTCCAAGTAACTTCTACTAAGTTAATGCAAATACCGTAGCAGATAACTAAAAGGGCCAAATATAGCATATAAGGAGATCTTGCAAGGTAAGCAAAACTTTCCTTAATGCTCATCTTTGGCTTAGATTTTTTAGATTTGTTGGTTTCAGGAGTATAGAATCTTGGATCAGTAAGAACGTATTTGTTCATCCACCAGTAGCATAAAACAATTACAGCGCCTGAAAGTAAAACCATCCCCATTAAGAGATAGAGAGAAAGCCCCCAAGGATCTGTGTTTGCTGCAGCGCTTGCACGAAGTTTAGAAGCCCAGATAATTGAACGGCCGGAAGCAAGAAGCGCAATATTTGCTCCAACTCCAAATAAAGCATAGAAGCGTTTTGCTTCACTAATTTTAGTGATCTCATTAGCAAAACCCCAGAACATTAAAGAAAGCATTACACTTCCCCAGAGTTCTGAGAGGACATAAAATGCTGCGAAAGTCCAGTTTCTCAGCATAGCAACACAACCTGCTAGCCCCTGAGGCAGAAAAGATTGTAATTTGTCAGCAAAATTAGTGGGGTGAAGAATATCACGGAAAGGATAAATCACTGTAGGGAATAAAACAAAGAAGAGTAGGAATGGAGAAATAACCGCATAAAAGAGGGCTTGTTTATTTAAAATATTGCTTAGTTTTGCATAAATGAGCATGAAAACAACAGCGCACGGAACGACAAGCCACAGTTTGATGAAAGGTATAGCCTCTGCACCAGATCCAGGAGCCGTTACGATAAGAGTATCTTTTGTATCACGTAGTATAGTGTAATTAAATGCGATACAGAAGAACATTAGGAACATAGGCAACACTTTCTTTAGCTCATGCGTATGTATCGGCCAGAGGAAAGATCGCCATTTTCCAAAAGGTTTTTCCGCTGTTTGTGTCATATTACCCTCTGAAATAGCTTGATTTATTTAAATTTATTTATAAAGTACTAGTTTTTTTGTTTTAAAAACAATTAATTTTGATTTTCGGCTTTTTAGAGTATCAATTTTTTCTCTAATTGACAAGGAAAAAGGCTAACAAGAGGTTAACAATTCCTTAACCAAAGAAAATGAATGAAAGTCGAAAACAATCTATTGTTAAGTTTTTTTAAACGAAAGACTGAGGTGAGTCTACGTTCGAAGAGCTTGTCTTAACAGCCTCTACGTAGGCGTTCCATAATTCAAAGCTGACAATGCCATTACGAATAGATCGAATTAACTCTCGCTTTAGAGAGGGTAGGGGCTTTTTTGGACTAAATCTTGCTAAGAGATCCTTATCACCCACCCGTCTAGCTAATTCTAGAACGCGTTCGATATCGGTTTTTGTAAAATTAATGAAATCACGACGCTTCTTTGATCCTCTAGGAGCTCTCGGTTTTGGATTAATCATTCTTGGTGAATCAGATTCTAGGATAAATGTTTTTAACATTTTTAAGAATTGCTCAGGAGAAGCTGTTTTCATTTTTTTTAATGTGAAGTGATGCATATATCCACCACTTGGCCCGGGAAGATAGCGGCACAGGTCGTTTTCTTTATTTCCGCAAACCTTTTTAATAGCTTTTAAGATCAGTTTTTCCATTTCTTCATTTGCATTCGACTGCTCTACGACCATGAGACTCACCTCTATAACTTGCTAAATCTTTATTAAACTCAATCTATGCTAACTTTGTTAGAAGTAAAAATTGGCATACTTTCAAATTAATGTTTAGAACAATAAAATTAAAGTTCTCTTTATTTTAGAGAGATAATTTATGTTGAGTCTTGCTTTTTTTAGCAATAATATTTTCAAGAAAAATATCACTTATGTTTCATAAATAAATTTAAAAGAAGCAATCATAAGTAAGAAGGAGAAGTTTTTACTCGAAACGTTCACATCCTCATAATTAAAGAGTGGATTTATTCTGCAAATTGGACTTTTCCAAATAAATTCTGTTTTTTAGAAAAAATAAGGGATATTCTTTTCTTTATTTTTTCAAGTAGATGTTCTGAATTAACGAGACTTTTATATTCTGTTTATATAATCTTAAGAGTTTCGTTGCTGTGGATTTAGTTGTACGTGCAAGCTAATTTCCTTAATGGAGGTCTATGGAGCCCTACTTATTAAAAAAGGTGCATAAACTACTTTATTTGACATTCATTTTTATAGTTAGTGGGTGTTCTTCTTCTCATGTTGAAAACAACCAAAAGGTTTATGTTTTATCCACGAATCGTATGCTACACGATTGTGTATGTAGGATTGTTGGTGATAAAGTTAGCCCTATGGTCCTTATCAATGGTTCGATTGATCCCCATACCTATGAAATGGTGAAAGGCGATGAGGATAAAATTGCTGTGAGTCGAATAATTTTTTGTAATGGGTTGGGATTAGAACATACAGTAAGTTTGCGTAAGCACATAGAAGGGAATCCAAAGGTGGTAAATATTGGTTCACGATTGTTGAACAATAATGCTTTTGTTCCTTTAGAAGAAGATGGGGTTTATGATCCTCATATTTGGCTAGATATTAGTATTTGGCGTGAAGGAGTTAAGGAAATGGCTAAGGCATTGGTCGAGGAATTTCCTCAATGGGCGGAGGAGTTTACAGCTAATGCCTTGGTTCTGCTAGAAGAGATGCAGCTTCTGGATGAGTGGGCTAAAAAGTGTTTGCTAACTATTCCGGAGGAGTCTCGTTATCTGGTTTCGGGACACAATGCTTTCAGTTATTTTACTCGTCGCTATTTAGCTAGTGATCAAGAGGTAGAAAATAATACTTGGATTAAACGATGCATTTCTCCTGAAGGAACATCTCCAGAAGCACAAGTTAGTATCCGAGATATTATGTTGGTAGCAGAATATATTCAAGAACATCATGTACGCGTTGTATTCCCAGAAGATACTTTAAATCAAGATGCACTAAAAAAAATCATTTCGTGCTTGCAAAAAGGACATGATGTCCGTTTAGCAAAAGCCCCCCTATATAGTGACAATGTTCAGCAGGATTATTTTCATACCTTTAAACATAATGTACGTACTATTGTTAAAGAACTAGGAGGAACTGTTTTTGAATAAACATAATGACATAGCGTGGTCTGTTCATAATTTATGTGTAAACTATGATTATGCTGATGTTTTATGCCACGTTTCATTTTCTTTAAAAAAGGGCGTTTTAGCCGCAGTTTTGGGGCCTAACGGAGCTGGAAAAAGTACTTTATTGAAAACCTCTTTAGGATTAATCCGCCCTTCGGCAGGTTCTTCATTGTTTTTTGGAAAGAAATTTAAGAAAGTCTATCAACGCGTTGCTTATATGCCTCAGAGAGCCAGTGTGGATTGGGATTTCCCCATGACTGTCCTAGATCTTGTGCTTATGGGATGCTATGGCTACAAAGGAATGTGGGGAAGAATTACTGAAGATGATCGTCAGGAAGCTTATAAAATTTTAGAGCGTGTTGGCTTGTCTAATTTGTCCAATAGACAAATAGGTAAACTTTCAGGAGGACAGCAGCAAAGAGCATTCCTAGCTCGCGCCCTTATGCAAAAAACAGATCTGTATTTGATGGATGAGTTGTTTTCAGCTATTGATATGGCTTCATATCATACTGTGGTGAGTGTGTTGCAAGAATTAAAGTCTTTAGGAAAGACTGTTGTTGTTGTCCATCATGATCTCAGTCATGTGCGCCAGCTTTTTGATCATATTATTTTATTAAACAAGCATTTGGTTTGCTGTGGTACTGTAGATGAATGTTTGACTAATGAAAATATTTTTCAAGCCTATGGTTGTGAACTGGATTTACTAGATCGTTCTCTTAAACTTTCTAGGAGAAAGAATCAGGGGACCTGTTAATCAATGTTCAGTTGTGTTTTTAGTGATTCAGTATTTTTATCCAGCTTCTTAGCCGTTACAATTATTTGTATGACCATAGCTTTATGGGGGACTATATTGCTAGTTGGTAGGCAACCATTGTTAAGCGAAAGTCTATCGCATGCTTCTTATCCTGGATTGATTTTTGGTGCTTTACTAAGTACTAAAGGGGTCTGTTTTTCTGATTCTATTATTGTAATTATTATTTTTGGCTGTCTGGCATCAATTTTGGGATATGGCCTGATTATGTTTTTAGAAAAACAACTTAAAATGCATAAAGATGCTTCTTTATGCTTTATTCTTGTAAGTTTTTTTAGTATGGGTGTTATCTTAGCTAGCTATGCGAAAGATTGCTGTCCCCAGCTTTATAATCGTATCCACGCTTATTTATATGGGCAAGCAGCAACCCTAGGTTATGCAGAAGCAAAGTTAGCTGTTCTCATTTTTCTTATTTCTTCATTTTTCATCTGGTGGTTGTATCGTCAAATTGTCGTTGTTTTATTTGACAAGGATTATGCTGTTACCTGTGGATTAGGCACCACAGTTTCAAAAACGATCATGTTAATATTTATTTCTCTTGTGATTGTTTGCGGCGTACGTTCCGTGGGTATTGTATTGATATCTGCTATGTTTGTGGCTCCTTCTTTGGCTGCACGTCAATTATCTGATCGGCTTTCGTATATTTTTATATGCTCTAGTGTGTTTGGTGGTATTTGTGGTGCTCTAGGTAGTTATATCTCTGTAGCTATAACTTGTCGTGTTCCTGGTCGTTCTGGCTTAATTACTTTGCCCACAGGTCCTTTAATTGTGATTATTTCGGGGATTTTAGTTTTTCTTTGTTTATTATTTTCTCCAAAATCCGGTTGGATCATTCGGTCGATTCGTAGACAACGATTTGCTTTTTTAAAGAATCAAGAGCATTTGTTAAAGGTATTTTGGTATTTAAGTGAGGACAAGCTTATTGAAGTTGGGGCACGAGATTTTGTTTGTTCTTATAAGTATCAAGAATATTTTGGGCCTAGGCCATTTCCTTGGTTTAGAATTTGGTTGCTTAAGTTACGAGGTTTTTTAAAGCGTAAAGGGTGCTATTGGAGCCTGACTGATCGAGGGAGGAGGGAAGCAGAAAGGTTAGTTCGTTCCCATAGGCTGTGGGAATGTTATCTTGTGCGTTCCTTAGATTTTAAGGAGGCAGAGGTTCATGAGTTTGCAGAAGAAATAGAGCATATTTTAACGGAAGATTTAGATTCTACACTTACAGAAATGTTGGATAATCCCTACTATGATCCACATGACCGTGTGATTCCCCAGAAACAACAGAAAAAGGAGGGGCTATGATTGGTGCATTTTCTCCATATTCTGGGGTTTCTTTTATGCAATTTTTTGTTGTTTTTTTCTCTAGGGTATTTTCAGGAGAATTATTCCGGAGCCACTTGTTTATTGATGATATTCAGGTTTTGATTTTTTTAGCGATTGCCGTTTCTGGAGCTGTTGTTGGGAGTTTTGTAGTTCTAAAGAAAATGGCTATGTATGCTAATGCGGTTTCGCATACTGTCCTATTAGGATTAGTAAGTATTTGTTTATTCACTCATCAATTGAGTCATTTATCTTTAGGAGAATTAACTCTTGCCTCGGTTTCTACGGCATTATTCACCGGTTTTTTAATTTACTTTATTAGAAACATTTTCCATGTTCCTGAAGAAGCCAGTACCGCTCTAGTTTTTTCTTTGTTATTTTCAGTCAGTTTACTTTTTTTAGTATTTTTAACACGTAATGCCCATATAGGTACGGAACTTATTTTAGGAAATGCAGATTCCTTGACTTCCAAGGATATTTTTCCTGTTTATATGATGCTTTTAGTCAATTTAGTTATTTCTTTTTTAGGTTTTCGTAGTTTTATTTGTGTTTCTTTTGATTCCGTATTTGCTCATTCTTTAGGTCTTCCTATTAAGATCATTGATTATATTATTATTTTACAATTATCTGTGAGTTTAGTAGGAGCATTTAAAGCAGTTGGTGTTCTCATGGCCCTGGCCTTTTTATTAATACCAGGTTTGATTGCTAAAATTTTTGTTCCTTCTGCCCGGAGTATGCTGGCTTGGTCTCTTTTTTTTGGAGTAATCGTTGCTTTACTAGCTCCTGCATGTTCTCGAGCAATCCTCACATCCTATAATGTTGGTTTATCGACTTCTGGGCTTTCTGTTATTTTATTGCTTATGATTTATACAGTGGTCGTGCTGTTTCAGCATAGTAAGAGATTCTTTTCTAAGAAATTCTCAATACGGAGTTTGAACAGAATTGACAACTCTTAAATCTAAGGGTATGATTCTTCTTTTGTATTATTAAGGTTAGTTGTATTTGAAACGCTTAGCAATTTTTGGATCTACAGGAAGTATTGGGAGGCAAGCTTTAACTATAATTCGTTCTCTACCCAATACATTCAAGGTAATTGCGCTTGCTTGCTATGGGAATAATAAGGACGTCTTTTTTGATCAGATTCGAGAGTTTTCACCTTCAATAGTCTCAGTATATGATCAGCAGCTATACTCCGAAGTCTCTAAAGAATTTCCCAAAGTTCAAGTATTTCTTGGTGAAGAGGGCTTAGTAGCGGCAGCAACGGCTCAAGAAGTGGATATCGTGGTTGCTGCTTCTTCAGGAATTTCTGCTTTATCTGCAGTTATGGAGGCTATTAAAGCAGGGAAGGTTTTAGCGTTAGCAAATAAAGAAATTTTAGTTTCTGCTGGGGAAATAATTAAAAAAGTCATTCAGCAATATCAAACTCAAGTTGTCCCCATAGATAGTGAACATAATGCTTTATACCAATGTTTAGAAGGAAAAGATCCTAGTGAGGTTAGAAAATTAATTTTGACTGCATCAGGAGGTCCGTTATTTTATAAATCCAAAGATGAGATGGCTCATATAACCATTCAAGATGTTTTAAATCATCCTGTATGGCATATGGGGACGAAAATTACAGTAGATTCTTCTACACTGGTGAATAAAGGATTGGAAATTATTGAAGCTTATTGGTTATTTGGATTAGAAAACGCAGAGATTGATGCAGTAATTCATCCTCAGAGTTTAATTCACGGTATGGTAGAATTTACTGATGGTACGGTGCTTTCTGTTATGAATCCGCCCAGCATGCTCTTCCCCATACAACACGCATTAACAGTGCCAAGACGTTTCTCAACTCCTTGCCAAGGGATGGACTTTTCTAAGAAGCACACGTTAGAATTTTTCCCGATAGATGAAGCGAGATTCCCTAGCATTCGTTTAGCTCGTCAAGTTTTAAATGATAAAGGGTCCTCAGGAGCATTTTTCAATGCTGCTAACGATGTGTTAGTTTATAGATTTTTAAGGGGAGAAATTGCTTGGCATGATATTTTGAATAAATTATCCAAGCTTATGGAAAACTATAAAGCTTTTGCATGTACTTCATTAGACGATGTCTTAGGAGTTGATAAGGAAGCTAGAGTTTTTGCTCAGGAGATATAACCTGGTACACATATGACAATAATATATTTGATTCTTGCAGCCCTAGCTTTAGGGGTTTTGGTATTGATCCATGAGTTAGGTCATTTACTAGCAGCCAAGAGTGTTGGTATGGCTGTAGAGAGTTTTAGCATTGGTTTTGGTCCCGCTTTATATAAAAAAAAGATTAGGAACATAGAATACCGTATAGGTGTCTTTCCTTTCGGAGGGTATGTCCGTATTAAAGGAATGGATAAAAAAGAAAAAGGCGTTACGAACCAAGATTCTGTGTATGACATTCCTCACGGTTTTTTTAGTAAGTCTCCTTGGAAAAGAATTTTTGTTCTTATTGCAGGGCCTCTGGCAAATATTTTGTTAGCATTTATTGTTTTTGGAGCTCTTTATATTTGCGGTGGAAGAACGAAAGCGTATTCAGAATACTCGAATATTGTTGGTTGGGCTCATCCTGTACTTAGAGACAAGGGATTAAAGTTAGGGGACGAAATCCTAACTTGCAATAATAAGAGCTATTTTTCTGATAAAGATGCCATCACCGCGGCTTTATTAGATGGTTATTTATCTTTACAAGGATTACATCCAGCCTATTTATCTAATGATGCAGCAAGTCCCTTTGCTATTGATACAGAATTTAATGTGAATAAATTGGGTATTCCTCTTGCAGGAGCTAGTTACTTGTTATATCGGTATAACGAACCTATTGTACAACATTCACCTATGGCAGATGTTGGCATGCAGGCCGGAGACCGTTTAGTGTGGATGGATGGAGAATTATTATTTTCTCCTGTCCAAATTTCTCAAATGCTTGAAGAAGCTTATGCTTTCATTAAAGTTTTACGTAACGATCAAGAATTATTTTTGCGCATCCCTAGAGTACGAGCAGGCACTTTATATTTGTCTTCCTACGTAAGAAACGAACTTATTGATAATCAGTATGAAGCCGGTATTAAAGGTAAGTGGTCTTCTTTATATACAATACCTTACATAGTAAATAGCTATGGTTATATAGAAGGGCAGTTGGATCCTATAGATCCAGAATCTTCTTTCCCCCATATAGAAAAAAAATTAGAACTTGGTGATCGTATTTTAGCTATAGATAGTATACCCGTAAGTAATAGTATTGACATTCTTCGCTTACTACAAGATCACAAGGTATCGATAATTGTACAAAGCATGACAGCAGAACAATTGGAGGAAGTAGATACTTCTATCGCTAACCAGCGTTTTCTGAATTCTTACAATGCGAATGACCTTTTAAAAATCATTCAATCTTTAGGAAGTAAGCATGAGCTAAGACAGTCGGGGGTGTATCGCTTATTGCCTCCTATTCAACCAAAGCCTTGGATTAGTATTTATTCCGATAAACTTTTAAATCAACGTCGCGAGGTAGCAAAGAAATTAAGAAATCAAGAGCAGCGGCGTTATTATTTAGAGAAAATCGAAATGGAAAAGCAACGCATGTCTTTGGGTATTCCTTTACAGGACGCTAATGTAAAATATAACCCTTTCCCCGGTACATTAATGTGGAATATTTTTAAGGATAGCTTGCGAACGATTCAAGCTTTAATTTT encodes:
- the lepA gene encoding translation elongation factor 4 → MKNYKLENIRNFSIIAHIDHGKSTIADRLLELTSTVEQREMRAQLLDSMDLERERGITIKAHPVTMTYMHNGEIYELNLIDTPGHVDFSYEVSRSLAACEGALLIVDAAQGVQAQSLANVYLALERDLEIIPILNKIDLPAADPESTCKQIEDYIGLDTTNAICCSAKTGQGIPEILKAIIELVPPPQVPKESELKALIFDSHYDPYVGIMVYVRVMSGEIKKGDRITFMSTKGSSFEVLGVGAFLPEATLIEGSLKAGQVGYFIANLKKVKDVKIGDTVTTVKHPAKAPLAGFKEINPVVFAGIYPIDSSDFDTLKDALSRLQLNDSALTIEQESSHSLGFGFRCGFLGLLHLEIVFERITREFDLDIIATAPSVIYKVILKNGKTLFIDNPTAYPDPATIEHLEEPWVHVNIISPQEYLSSIMNLCLDKRGICLKTEMLDQRRLVLSYDLPLNEIVSDFNDKLKSATKGYGSFDYRLGDYRKGAIIKLEILINEEPVDAFSCLVHRDKAEAKGRTICEKLVDVIPQQLFKIPIQAAINKKVIARETIRALSKNVTAKCYGGDITRKRKLWEKQKKGKKRMKEFGKVSIPNTAFIEVLKID
- a CDS encoding metal ABC transporter solute-binding protein, Zn/Mn family, producing MEPYLLKKVHKLLYLTFIFIVSGCSSSHVENNQKVYVLSTNRMLHDCVCRIVGDKVSPMVLINGSIDPHTYEMVKGDEDKIAVSRIIFCNGLGLEHTVSLRKHIEGNPKVVNIGSRLLNNNAFVPLEEDGVYDPHIWLDISIWREGVKEMAKALVEEFPQWAEEFTANALVLLEEMQLLDEWAKKCLLTIPEESRYLVSGHNAFSYFTRRYLASDQEVENNTWIKRCISPEGTSPEAQVSIRDIMLVAEYIQEHHVRVVFPEDTLNQDALKKIISCLQKGHDVRLAKAPLYSDNVQQDYFHTFKHNVRTIVKELGGTVFE
- the gnd gene encoding decarboxylating NADP(+)-dependent phosphogluconate dehydrogenase codes for the protein MGKNLVLNMIDHSFSVSVYNRSTEKTREFLHQNPSNGLLQGYEDLKSFICSLKRPRKIMLMIKAGAPVDQSIESLLPYLDAGDIIIDGGNSYYKDSERRYQQLKDKGILFVGMGISGGEEGARHGPSIMPGGNSQAWPLIAPIFQKIAAQVEGNSCCSWIGTGGAGHYVKMVHNGIEYGDIQLICEAYGLLRTRLDLSPEAVSTIFAEWNHRELESYLMKIAVDVLASKDSAGFPIIDTILDVAGQKGTGKWTAADAIFSDVPLSLIIESVLARYLSSWKSIREKASQELPGVPIVFEKPRDPHTFIEDVFQALYASKIISYAQGFMLLQQASDEYQWKLDLGELALLWRGGCIIQSAFLGDIYHGFKKEPQAPSLILQRYFKSVLQNSESGWRRTVAYAVGSGYPIPCLAAAITFYDGYRMKDSSIALAQGLRDYFGAHTYERKDRPRGEFYHTDWIGTKTTKQVS
- the npt1 gene encoding NTP/NDP exchange transporter Npt1 — translated: MTQTAEKPFGKWRSFLWPIHTHELKKVLPMFLMFFCIAFNYTILRDTKDTLIVTAPGSGAEAIPFIKLWLVVPCAVVFMLIYAKLSNILNKQALFYAVISPFLLFFVLFPTVIYPFRDILHPTNFADKLQSFLPQGLAGCVAMLRNWTFAAFYVLSELWGSVMLSLMFWGFANEITKISEAKRFYALFGVGANIALLASGRSIIWASKLRASAAANTDPWGLSLYLLMGMVLLSGAVIVLCYWWMNKYVLTDPRFYTPETNKSKKSKPKMSIKESFAYLARSPYMLYLALLVICYGICINLVEVTWKSQLKMQYPNANEYSQFMGNFSFWTGVVSVFVMLFIGGNVIRKFGWLTGALVTPVMVLATGVLFFTLVIFRDQSSGIVTALGTTPLMLAVIVGAVQNILSKSTKYALFDATKEMAYIPLDQEQKVKGKAAIDVVAARFGKSGGSLIQQGLLVICGSIGAMTPYLAIALFVIISIWLISATKLNKLFLIQSALKEQEASIEGEAAATVNTVEEPSEPSIQGTPAVENASS
- a CDS encoding metal ABC transporter ATP-binding protein, which gives rise to MNKHNDIAWSVHNLCVNYDYADVLCHVSFSLKKGVLAAVLGPNGAGKSTLLKTSLGLIRPSAGSSLFFGKKFKKVYQRVAYMPQRASVDWDFPMTVLDLVLMGCYGYKGMWGRITEDDRQEAYKILERVGLSNLSNRQIGKLSGGQQQRAFLARALMQKTDLYLMDELFSAIDMASYHTVVSVLQELKSLGKTVVVVHHDLSHVRQLFDHIILLNKHLVCCGTVDECLTNENIFQAYGCELDLLDRSLKLSRRKNQGTC